The DNA sequence AGTGATCGATGAAGGTCTCTGAAGTATGTCAGTAAAATTCAGGgtagaaattgaaaataaaatataggaCAAACGGGGCTAACAGAAAATTTCGAGGGAAGTTCGATTCACAACATCGTAAATCgatgatatacatatatatatgtgtgtgtatgtattcATCGATAGATTATGATTAATCGTTCGTATCGATACTTTCTTCAGTTCGTTAGTTTAATCGAGTTGATGACGATCGAACGTAAAAGGGAAGGGATTAAATAAACGAATCGTTAAGAGATCGTTCCGCGGGAGCGAGGGACGATTCTCGCAAGTCTTCGACGGAAGTGCGGAAAGAGAGAGCACACCTCATTCAATTTTAGACAAGAAGAACTCACGCTGCGAGTATAGTGTTGGTGTAGcgagtaaatatatatagtgtACGAAGAAAACTGTAAGGTTGGAGAACGTAGCAGGCTGTCGGTGCATGCAGACCATTCTATGAGCGAGTTACCATACCAAGTATAATATCCTCCAACAATAATCAGCTGTCTCCTTTGTCATAGTACGTCTACCACTTACGGTTACGTGTAGTTTCTGATTATTGTTGAATCGACTAATTGTACTATGTTTATTCATGCTTCTTTGATACTTAATCCAGAATAATTGTTCTTAACTTACGGTTCAGGATTACCTTTTGCTGTCTTATTGTCTAAAATCTGCCCCTATTTACTGGAACGCTTTATCGTCCTTGTTGCTATATCGtatgaaatgaaagaatttaGTGTAGGACGTTGGGGtcgttttatttctattacatTAACCTTTTTGTGTGTTATCCTGATAATTTTTTTAGGAGTAAAGAATTAGTCAggatatattatatgtacacTGCGCTTGATCGTTGAAAAATAACGTTTACCAGAATATTCGGGATTCGTAGATATAGATAATTCTACGGTCATATATTTAAGATGGAATATGTAGGATTTTATGGATAGAAATATCTGTGGTAGGTGGACAAGGGAAATGATTTACAATGATGGaaacacatatatacacaGAGTGTGTGTGCGTGGTTCACATACAGTGGTGCTTTGACGATTATTTAGCCAAGCAGTAAGCCAAGACGACGATAACATTGACAAAGGAAAATATGATAACAGCATCAAGAGACATTGATAATACatcgatatataaaatacgaaataaacgAAACTTAAAACGAAGAATTAAGGAACAGAAAATATGAGACATTCTTATGATGTGCTTCCATATCTGGTTCTTCCAAGTTCCTCCTTTTTTCACGACTAATTACATCAACCAAGGGATAAAAGAATCGCTTGTCGGTACAAAGGAAATTGATATGGGTGTAAAAAGAAGGAAGGGGTAAAAAGCATGAATGAGCAAAACATCAATGCTGGGCATACACATCAGCTCAATCACACGTCGAAAGACAAAACGATCCACGTTTCACGTATCGCGATCTCCTGTGCAGTAAACAATAAAAAGGTTATCCGAGGAGCACGGTGAAAGTAGAAACGGAAAGACAGAGTCAGACAGAGAAGTCAGAGAGTCATTAGCAGGGTTAATCCAACACTCGGAATTTCTGAGTCAGCGAAATTACCGATCTATTCTCCTTTCGGTACATTTAAAGCTCACGAAGTAACCCTGCTGGAAAGATAGTAGATAGTTTTTGAAAAAGTAGAAGACAGAGTAgacagagaagaagaaaaagtttTGAAAGAGACAGACAGCAAGGAGTCTCGCAGTTCCGGCTGCAGAATCGGTCGGTGGAGGCCACTACTTACGAGCTTCCTTCGGAACTAGAGATCGAGTTGAGACTTCCGGCTGTGTCACTGGCCAACGATCCCGACTGTTTCCCGGATTCAAAGCGTTGATAGGGTACGATCTCCTCGGAACGCTGTATGCTGCTCGGCGTGCTGTTGCGTTTCCGGCTCGATAAACCGGCGCGTGCCTCCGCGACACCGCTTCCGACGAAGATCCCGCCGATACCGCACTCTGCGTTGTAAATCAAACAAGAAACAACCGCTAAAGCTATGATCTTTCATTGTGATTCCCGCATCGCGTCCGCCGCAgcccttttttctttcatccaGCTCCAGGTGGTCGCCGTGCGTTTCtctttcgattatttttatcacGACGAATCtagctctctttctctccctttcgtTCGCTCATTCTCACAGTACTCTCGCTTCCTTTTTTTCGCTCACCGTTCGTTCGAATTTTCTCTCATAACGAAAATCGAGGAAGTGATAAGAGAGAATACACATGTACACCTGGATGAAATTCTGACTATGTGAATGAAATCGATGAAGGTTTTGGAAGATAGACAAGTAAAGGAAAGGTGCTTTCAGTTCGGTTAACTACTACGTAGCTCGTGGGAAAAGACTTCGATGGCCTGTATGCTCGAATCGGTCTTTCAAAGTCCACGATATCAATGACGATTCCGTGGTACAAGGCCTGCGAAAGATCTCGTATCCCGATGGGGTTAAACTCCTGCTCTCTGGAAGAAAGAATACGATAGAACAATGATTAACAGCAGACGGAAATTCAAGAGCCCTCTGACTCTCTTGTGTGGTCGCACCTGCAATCAGAAGCGCGCGAAAGCGTTACAAGCTAAATTTTTGTAAGTGTATCATCAACAAAACGTCACATCTATACTTCTGCTATAGGAAAATTCGCTGCagctatgtatatatatatatatgtatattcataCAGATGTATTTGCATGTTGTGTTCGTGTAACACAGAAGTGTACAGAAGGGTTTAATCCTACGAAGACTCGTTCGTTTCTCTCTGAACATCTACGGTGTAAGCGAGTATTTCACATTTGCTCGCGTTTCACCGAACTTTCGAGAAGTACATAAGTGTCGACAGGCAAAATGTACAAGACTCGTGTGCTACAGTCAACGAACCTGTTTTGCTTTGtaacgaagaagaaattaaaaaaaaaaaacaaaaataatatcgagatatatgtatatccatgtatatatatgcacGTATATGTAGAAATATGCGCATGAGAACACTGCATCGCTCGAAGACATCAAGAAACGAAAAGCCGTAGTGGGTGAAGTAACCTTCACCAGTAAGCACGTATCAACAGCGGcttctaataaaataaacgacaACGAATCAGGTGGTCAACTTACCTACCGTCGTGTGTAAGTCTCGATCGTAATCGAGATTTGCAACAAGTTGACCACATGTTTCATCTATAAGTTGAAAAGCTATACAAAACAGATAAACAACGCGACGTATTGCCAGCATCAATCTTTGGCCGGCGCTTTAGCTACAAAGTCACGAATAAGACAATCCGGCATGAACAAATATACTTGAGCAGCTAATACGTAAGGTTCTTGAGATACAACCTGTTTCTTCTCGATAGAACTGGATGAACAACTTCATCGAGCTCTACACAGCTCAGGAAACTCGTGCAAACGTTCATCTAAAAGTTACGTATCGCTACTACGTAGGAACAGTCTCTACGATCTATGGGAAGTGACTTGTGAATCGTTTCGCGACTATTTGGAGGACCGTGCAACCTCGAAAATACTTTCCCCaacaattaaataataataaataatcgcAATCCGaagtttgattattaaaaatgtcgaAGAAAGTATTTTCCAACGATAGTCACGAACAGTTTCGCGTCACTCCCCTCTCTAAAGCACAACTTCTGTCTAAAGAGGAATGTGCTGAGTGTTTTatggttgttgttgttgttcaTAGAAATGTCGTAGACTGATCACGCTGCTGTCGTTCTTCTTGCCTCTCTGTATCTCTCTGTAACTTGTACTCACATTTCGCCGAAAGCTGCTACGACATCCTCTCGAATGGACTGCTAATTatcgttaataaatttaaccGCTGAAGAATAGACAGATCTAACGCGCGTATTTGTTTCATACAACgtctgtataaatatatgttaaaGAAATTTGCGTGTCGATGACACCGTGCCGAACGCTCCCACGTAACGAAAATAGGGGATTGAAATCAAAGAGGGAGAAACAATTAAAACGGGGATGATATATTTTGCAGAGTGTGTTCGGACCTGTCCCCGTCGCCGCTACCCTCGCCATCGCTGCTTGCGGAACTCGGTTGCCTTCCGCTCCTTCCGCTGGCCGTGTCCTCCGGCAATACCTCCTCGCTCCTATGAACTGTAAAGGAGGACTTGCCCTTCTTCCCGAATCCTAGCCGCCGTTTTCGTCCTTCGTCGCCCACGCATGTACCACCAACAGACGCACGTGGTATGTTATGGTTTTTGCGTGACGTGATATAGTTTTTTTGTTGTGgttgtagtagtagtagtagtagtagtagtagtagtagtagtagtagtagtagtagtagtagtagtagtagtagtagtagaaGTAGTAGTAGAAGTAGTAGTAGAAGTAGTGGTTGTAGTGATGGTAGTAGTAGATGTTGTTTTCATAGTAGAAGAGCGGTGAATTGTGATTTTGTTGTGTTAATTTGCATATATAGTATCGATATATGCGTGGTGCGtatgtaaaaatttttctCGTGGCAGAGGTGtagtataattttttttttttttgagtgTTTTGTTTCAACGTTTTTGCGTAATAGTAGAGCGATCGTTTCCAGCGATCGATCGGGATGATCCGCGTCGAGTGTTGTCCCGTGACACGATCGCGCGAGCGACGATATAGCCCGCCACGATGAGAAATCGTGCAGGTGGGTGCAGATCGATGACGTGAATGGTCCCCAGCGTCGAGAGATAGTTGGTTGGTAGAAGTAAAGTGTGAATGTGTTCATGTCGAAGAGAGGCGGATAGAGATGAGGAGGGATGGCGGAGAAAACAAGAATACGATTAGAATGTACATACTGCCCCGTTTACTGGGTTTTTTGCTCTTCTACCGTGTGCTCTTGATATCGTTTGTACCGCTTCCTTCGCTCTACTTCGCGGATTCTCCCATGAAACTCGTGAAAATCCGCTTTTCGATCGTCACATCTTGTCACGTGTGATGTGAACGAAGCGTACAAATGTTTAATCAAATAATCTTCTTGAAAATGACGAGAAAAATATAGCGAGAGCACACCGTAGGTCTACTCACTAATGGTGCTAAACTAATGCTATGCTATTATTCGAGGAACTATCGATATATTACAAAGAAACTGACTACATTAAGATGCCAGATAGAAAGAAGAGACAGAGAAGATAGTCTAGAAATCGCGCGAGAATAATATGAATGCGAAATAGAAAAACGTCTTCACGCGACCGCTCTCGAACTTATCGAATTTCCCGAACAAAGTAGCAATACACCGCACGCAACGTTTAAAATGTGAAATTGGAAGAAACGACTAGTGTGACGATGTGTTACCTGTGGCGGACAGCTGACTAGTGCTGTTACTCTTCTTCCCGAGACCTGACTGATACTGCACCGCGCTTCCGCCACCGCTGCTACTTCCGCTTCCGCTTTTACTGCCGGGCGAACTCTTGCGACCCCTCCTCGAGGAGTCCTCCACGTTCAAACCGATCGCCGTATCGCTCAAACTACCGTCTAATAAACAAACGTCGCGTGAACacggaaataataaaaaaagaaagaatctAGAAGAGTAGGATTAGGAAATTAACGCAGATACACCGATGGTTGAACGATGATTATCGCAGCATCGTTAGACTgtccaataaaaaaaattacttcCATTCAAAATACATTCGATTAGACTTCAAATAAAGAGAAACCCTCGTtatgtagaaaaatattttacactaTAATTTGGGCATATCTGTATTAATCACTTCCTAAATTTCTAAACTACAATTTTCCTAATGAAAATTCCTAAAAACAATCTTCCTACAAAAAAAATAATGCCTCTAAATCTAATTCCAAAGAGAGATTGCAGAAACTTACCAACTTTCTCGTCCTGTGGCGCGTCGGTATTACTAAGACTCCTGGTGAACTGTCCCCTTTTATGGTCGTCGTGCTCGTTATCGCCTGGCTGGGTCCTGGACGGCTTCTCGTACGAGCCCGACTGACTGTACTCGCTGCTTTCGGGCATGGAGGAGGAGCGGCGATCCCGCGCGTCGTCACGTTGTTGGTTGACGGCGGCGGAGGCATCGTCGGCGGCGGTTTTTTTCCGCGAACGCCGTCGAGTCGACGACGTTGGGGACGACGACGAGGTGACGGCGGTATCAGTGAAGTTGTCGCGCCGCGACAGTTTCGTGTTTCGTGAGGTTTCGTGGTGATCGACGGCCCGTGGGTGGTAGTTTTTAGTAGTGTCGGAGGTAGCGGTTTGGGAATCAAAGAGACTTGAATTAGCGTTACCGGGGTGGGGTGCTCGGTTACGAGGCCTACGCGGATCGCACGGGCCAAATCCGCAGTTCTCGCTGCACTGGCTCTCGCTCTCCATCGAGTACTCGTAGTACTCGAGGGTGTCGCTGATCGCTACGTTCCTCTTACTACCCTGCTGCTGTTGTTGACTCGGATGCTGCTGGGCTTGCTGATGACGTTGTTGCTGCTGCCTCTTCTCGAGTAGCTCGAGATCCCTAGGCTCCGGACAGCTGCTATTTCGTCTACGGTACCTATGTCTCGATTCTACCGAAGGTCTCCTCTCTTCGCTCTTTCGCGAGAACGAGCCAGACCTACCTAATTCGTACGACATCGCTAATTCTCGACACTCCGGACAACTAGTTTTTCGCCTACCGCGATACTGCGACGACGACCGCAGCGATCCCGACCTAGCCAGTTCGTATGGTTCCCGATAATCGCGAGTCTGAACGTTTTCGTAGTCGTATCTTGAGTCTACGTAACCATCGCGAACCTGTTCCCCGTCGTAGTAGCCCGATCTAATACCATCGCTAACCACCGTGCCCGTTACGTTTTTCTGACGGAAACAGTCCGCGCACACGACCGTCTCCATCGAACCGAAATCCTCGTCCGAATCCAGAATAAAGTTCGTActtctttcttcgtcttttcTTCGTGGAGGATCGTAGTATCGGAGCTCTCTAGCTTCGGGGCAGCTGCTGTTCCTTTTGCGACGATACAGACGTCTGGCTCTTTCCGCTCTGTCCGACGAGCTCAGTTCCTCGTCGGAACGTAATATCGGCGTAGATTCTGCTCGTTGCAGCATCATTCGCTTGCTATCGGATAAACTCGGTATGGTTAGCGTGCCCCTCGTGCTGGATATCGTATCTCGATACGGTAAGTTCTCGTAGACACCCGTACTAACTTCTCTGCTTCCCCTTCTACTtctcctctttctccttcGTGGCAGCGTATTATCTTGATAAGCGTCGGCTCCAACACACTCTGGGCCGCTGTGCGCTTGATAATCGTACTCCTCCGCGGAACGATAGTCACGATAATCACCGATATAGTCAGCATCAACGTACTGCGACGATCTTTTCTTACGTCTACTACTTCGACTGCTGTCTTTTCTTCTATAGTAATCGTCCTCGTACATTTCTGCGTCGGTTCTCGGAATATTTTCATCCTCGTAATCGTACAACCGGTGACCGTACTCGTCGACGTTCCCTCTGTCGATAAACCCTTCGTCGTATTCGATATCCCAGTTGTAACCATCGTATCCGTTCTCCAGATACGATTCGCtgcttttccttcttcttcgaGAACGACCGCTAGTTCTCTGATTGTCGTAGTGTTCTAAATCCGAGGCAGCGTGCATCGAAGAACAAGTAATGTCCCTGTCCGGGCCGTATTTCTCCGCGGATGACAGCGCCTCGTCGATGCTGCAGTAAATGTGCTCGTTAGCCGGGTCGCAGATATCGCTGTCGAGattcttcgttcgtttcttgGATATGTCTAGACCGAACGCGGAATCGTGCTCCTGGAACGTCGAGTCTCTGTATTTCCTTTTGGTGGGATCTTCACGGCCAAGGACATTCCGCAGACCTATTTGATCGTCGCTGCTGAAGGAATTTTCCTCCGACAGATCGTACGAGTGGTAACCTTTACCGGCAAGGTCCATATCTATATTCTGTTTGTCGAAGCGCGGCATATAAATCTCCGTCTCGCCGCAACTAAATTCAGAATCGTATCCATAGAATGGTTTGTGATCCTGTTTCAGCATGTAATCGTAATTCTTCTCTCGATTGAGCAGAATCTTAGGCATCTTGTCGTCGCTGTTCGAGTCGAAGTACGATTTACTCTGATCACCCAGAGCCGGTATCTTGTCGCCGTAACCGGCATCGTTAATAGCCATGTTCTTCTTCAATTTACGACGGGCGGTTCTCAGGCTGTCGTCGCTGAATATGTTGCTTGATATAGTGTCATACTCGAAACTCTTGGCTCTACGCGAGAGCATGCCCGTGCCTAGTCCGAAACCGTAACGATCAGCGTAGGTATCGTGCAGCACGTCGTAGTCGAAGCTCCTAGCCTTCGAGAATAAAAACGATCTACGCGGCCGTAAGCTAACGTCTAGGTTCCTAATGCCGTGATCGTCCGTTAAGTCGTGCAAGCCTCTCGAGAACAAGTGGTGCCTAGATTTCGCGGTTCTGCCAGTACGATCTTGCCAGCTACGCGACCGTCTACGCATACCGGAGTCCACTTGATAGGGCGACGAGTATCTGTCGCGAAACTTCTCGATGAGGCGATCGTTGAAGTCGACCTGAAGGCAATCTTCCACGTATATCTCCGGTATACGATTCTTAGAGCTACCGGTTAGCTCCTCTGGCTTGAGCAAGTACCCCTCGGAGACGCTGTACTCGCTGGTCTCCGGGCTGTAATATCTCAGCATGTTCTCGTCGACGGTCTGCGACCTCGTGAACGGCGTACGCATCTTTCTGTACAACGAGCGCACCACTGCGGACTTGCTCCGTACGAGGGGATGCGGGGTGGGATTGTGCTTGCTGGGGTTGTTGCTCCTGGGCTTGGTGGGATTGTTGTTCGGACAGTGACATTCGCTGCAGGGTACCCTAAGTCTGTGCCTGCGCCTATTGCGCCTAGGGGGCAGGGGCATAGGGGATATGACACCGGGTATTAAAACGTTTTTAACTGTCGGTCTGCAAACAATGTTTTTCATATAGAGTTTTAGCGCTTCTGCGGTTACATTAACGATTTCTTTTTTGAGCCcattcttcatttttttttaatcaaagaaaaaaaaagactcTACTCGCACGttcgcgatcgatcgaacgcgtttctcttcttccttctttttcttaaaatatctGCTATCTTTTTGGTTCCGTTTTCGCCGGGGTTTTTTCCCAAAAtggttttatttttcttttctttttttatacacAACATAGCTTTTGTTGCAATGCGATAGGTACCGAAAGAGAGAATTTGAGCCGAGAATTTTGTTGCATTTGTCACTCGCcgaacaaatatatataaatgcaGGTTGTCTGTAGGACGTGCGACGATTGATTAGTCTCTTCGTGATTATACACacaacatacatacatatatgtaattgtGACGTGTTTCAACGTAGGTAGACCTAGCCGTTCGACCAACGCCACGCACTAATCCCTGCTTTATTAGAATGGGACAATATTAAATGGACATTGACACAGTGCATAGGAGGTGCAGTCTAGCCAACTAAAGTAGTAGAATTCCTCGAAGAGAGCGCGGCAGGATTTTTGGGAAACCTATCAAGCAGGCGGGGGGAAATGAGATAGTGCAACTACGGGGTGTCGTTTCATTCGGCAATGTCCATTTAATTCAGGGATTATCGTCGATGAGAAGGTAAGCCATCAAATGTTCCATTCTGTGCGCGGTGTACATGGTCTATCGACGAGCATAACGATAATTTACTTGGAGGAGAAAACGGGATTACGCTATTCTGAATGAATGGACTATGAGATGAGATTAGTAGGAaggaaaaagggagaaagaaataCGAGAGCCGAAGGGgaaaaaacgagaaaagaGGGGAAAAATAGAGGGAAAGGAACGCGATTTACCCgaatgtcacgtaaaaatgGTACAGTGGATGGCTGTCTCCTCTAAAGGGATACTTTCTTCTCTATGGAACTTGTCTTGCTTTGTACACTGACTTTGAAATGCAAGGTCATCGActcgaaaattaaaatacaatagACATTGAGCTATACTCACATTAGTCCTCTAGAGCCACGTGGTCGTTCCGATTGCGTACTGAAGGCACTGCTCGTCACGGAGGCTATACTCTCCATATCGGAGTCACCAAGATCACCAAGTACGTCTTTGTCAGGACTTAAATTTCCCCTTCGCGGTCTGTGCATTCGATAAGGGTGACTGTGCGGCAAAGATAACGGATCCTGATCTATCGAGAGCAGATCCGAATCCGACAGTCCGCTATAGTGTTTTTCCCAACCTGAAAAATCAACGTTATTCCCATTGGAAATACACGTACTTCGCCAGCtgtaaattctaaaatatatatccAACAACCTACGACTCCTATACCGATCCTCTTCACAGATAAATTCTAAtataatcgaaaataaaaatagttgcTATCAAACTGTTTCAAAACTACGGTCAATTTTACACGTCAAACGTCCACCCTCTAATAACATCCTATTACAAAGTTCATCCTGGCGTATTCACGCTAGCCAAAAATTACCGAAACAAGGTCAATTAGGAACGCGGATTTTCACGAGGTTTCATTACTGTTCTCGTATCACGAGGTATTCGAAAACTTTGAAATTAATAACCCGGCGAACAAAATGGGAAAAGTGAGCTCACCTCCCGTACCCGTACTCCTGTACGTGGTATGCACCTGCCTATTGCGGTGTCTCATAAATCTCGCCCGTTCCTCGGGATCCTGAACAGCCCTTTCCTTCAGAGCCGTCGGAATCAGAGGCAATTGTCTCTTCTTCGGACTTCCGGTGGGAGTGGCTGTCGCTGACCTCGAGCTGAATCTGGAATGCGTAAAGCGAAACGTTCTCGTTTTCTGTTCTATCACGGTTTCGTTTGTGGCTCGCGTCGATAACTCATACAACATACCTGGGTGGAACGTAGCCGTGCGAGTAAAGCATGGATCTATGTTCCGGCGGAGACAGAGAGCGATGACCGGTGGGACTTTGAGACCTTCCGCGATACCGAA is a window from the Bombus huntii isolate Logan2020A chromosome 6, iyBomHunt1.1, whole genome shotgun sequence genome containing:
- the LOC126866319 gene encoding uncharacterized protein LOC126866319 isoform X7; translated protein: MAAVPDMSHLTPEERSTIEEVIIRQKQEEEKENEIMRRKQDEVTILEERIRACSEKHKKAGVELHATCHICLKTKFADGVGHICNYCSIRCCARCGGKVTLRSNKVIWVCILCRKKQELLSKTGQWITKAGLAAGDNAMLRRMQDMQGPGRRLPTSDSGVDMSVSPHSRSLPTPHVASPHQMQQPPRHPDAYAEDDPNLYRGEIDGLMKQQNYQRQRPIYPDQNTDLAMTYGQPTVEAGPPRSAVHPTQQHSVHQTQSAHPPQPMGGQVGLQPQRSFSSSEEERSTPECASDEPDESEKGKGYYHHTGGPISMSSGGRRHNGPHNGHHNMAAMTIEYNGHHPPREPRKEESTLVRRSFRRSGDEWRSDSRRFTERRGKKTVRFHGGTNVGGPQEDWSWEADRQGSQDSATKDSGIDTSSTFTSSEDSNRGDLPKHPLSWQVSRDGQKIIGHMVLRKQPGSGSASSSSILGLKVVGGKLLEDGSMGAVIEKVKKGSTADIEGQLRPGDEVIKWNGRSLQGKSFREVYDIIAESRQEPQVELVVSRNLSSTTGPVTMPAGLTPTAPMPSRKIAAQIQWRQKHPETISGPQQPHHKDYMIFRIPGLKKCILWELYDARREKPSVLVTSPGSPDLHAQGRARHLRHTSGNANVGGNLQVKLSFDSVALRLIVTLICAAGLTPRSNGQPRNPYAKIFLLPDKSEKSKRRTKTLANTNDPKWNQTFIYDGIRRPELRKRALEVTVWDYGKYDTNDFLGEAILELATAHLDEEPEWHPLTGHGEHRHIGYYQEPDDMVITPVDCHLSPPSTTSRLSDSDTSECDITDCDVSREQRRTADGASISSIGSSSRFHNMPSNYKRHYSSPPPERELCIDGEHRSRRDMSPQGRKRAAIMIRDQPASISGYQTYRKDDIHRGMMGHRSHSAAPMDSPSLRYRGRSQSPTGHRSLSPPEHRSMLYSHGYVPPRFSSRSATATPTGSPKKRQLPLIPTALKERAVQDPEERARFMRHRNRQVHTTYRSTGTGGWEKHYSGLSDSDLLSIDQDPLSLPHSHPYRMHRPRRGNLSPDKDVLGDLGDSDMESIASVTSSAFSTQSERPRGSRGLIPTVKNVLIPGVISPMPLPPRRNRRRHRLRVPCSECHCPNNNPTKPRSNNPSKHNPTPHPLVRSKSAVVRSLYRKMRTPFTRSQTVDENMLRYYSPETSEYSVSEGYLLKPEELTGSSKNRIPEIYVEDCLQVDFNDRLIEKFRDRYSSPYQVDSGMRRRSRSWQDRTGRTAKSRHHLFSRGLHDLTDDHGIRNLDVSLRPRRSFLFSKARSFDYDVLHDTYADRYGFGLGTGMLSRRAKSFEYDTISSNIFSDDSLRTARRKLKKNMAINDAGYGDKIPALGDQSKSYFDSNSDDKMPKILLNREKNYDYMLKQDHKPFYGYDSEFSCGETEIYMPRFDKQNIDMDLAGKGYHSYDLSEENSFSSDDQIGLRNVLGREDPTKRKYRDSTFQEHDSAFGLDISKKRTKNLDSDICDPANEHIYCSIDEALSSAEKYGPDRDITCSSMHAASDLEHYDNQRTSGRSRRRRKSSESYLENGYDGYNWDIEYDEGFIDRGNVDEYGHRLYDYEDENIPRTDAEMYEDDYYRRKDSSRSSRRKKRSSQYVDADYIGDYRDYRSAEEYDYQAHSGPECVGADAYQDNTLPRRRKRRSRRGSREVSTGVYENLPYRDTISSTRGTLTIPSLSDSKRMMLQRAESTPILRSDEELSSSDRAERARRLYRRKRNSSCPEARELRYYDPPRRKDEERSTNFILDSDEDFGSMETVVCADCFRQKNVTGTVVSDGIRSGYYDGEQVRDGYVDSRYDYENVQTRDYREPYELARSGSLRSSSQYRGRRKTSCPECRELAMSYELGRSGSFSRKSEERRPSVESRHRYRRRNSSCPEPRDLELLEKRQQQQRHQQAQQHPSQQQQQGSKRNVAISDTLEYYEYSMESESQCSENCGFGPCDPRRPRNRAPHPGNANSSLFDSQTATSDTTKNYHPRAVDHHETSRNTKLSRRDNFTDTAVTSSSSPTSSTRRRSRKKTAADDASAAVNQQRDDARDRRSSSMPESSEYSQSGSYEKPSRTQPGDNEHDDHKRGQFTRSLSNTDAPQDEKVDGSLSDTAIGLNVEDSSRRGRKSSPGSKSGSGSSSGGGSAVQYQSGLGKKSNSTSQLSATECGIGGIFVGSGVAEARAGLSSRKRNSTPSSIQRSEEIVPYQRFESGKQSGSLASDTAGSLNSISSSEGSSWSPSLRMTGETGQLRDFIEDLGPGQVVGRQALGARCLGEIQLSLTQKKGYLEVEVIRAKDLKPKQGTKAIPASYVKVYLVNGKKCIAKAKTMAARKTLDPFYQQSLAFRENCRGCILQVTVWGDYGRLEGRKVFMGIAQIVLDELNLNEMVFGWYKLFGNISLVSGPPSLALSRRSSATSLESFKI